One genomic segment of Catalinimonas alkaloidigena includes these proteins:
- a CDS encoding IS1 family transposase, producing MSFYIRKHALLCSDAWKAYQKVTNPERHIFHDNKSLTNKLEAFNNFMRQRCSRLVRKTKALSKKVKS from the coding sequence GTGTCATTTTATATTAGAAAACACGCTCTACTTTGTTCCGATGCCTGGAAAGCATACCAGAAAGTCACAAATCCGGAAAGACATATTTTCCATGATAATAAAAGCCTTACAAACAAACTGGAAGCTTTTAATAATTTCATGAGGCAGCGTTGTTCTAGATTAGTTAGAAAGACAAAGGCTCTTTCAAAAAAAGTAAAATCATGA
- a CDS encoding TonB-dependent receptor family protein — translation MTGHTEKADYLVFYQRKQGNGWRENEQFEANTIFTDFNINLTERWFLCFEYTHMDYLAQQPGGLTDYMFEQNPRQSVRERNWFQINWNIPAIVLEYQLNANTKFNLKTYSLIGSRKALGNLQSVTVADQPDMNRNLLWDDYQNFGSELRVLHRYQLANKPQALAFGLRYFEGNTQKRQGEGNNSDEPTFEFLHPEQLEDSDFTFPSRNIAFFAENIFNISSQWSITPGLRAEYINTQSEGYYRQMLQDLAGNVIFDTTIYEQRARARSFLLAGVGVSYKPSDDIEVYGNISQNYRAINFNDLRVNNPNLKVDEQLEDEKGFNADLGIRGTVKQLLTFDWSLFYLRYNNRIGAIWMKEIDPFFGERAFRYRTNVSDAYTLGIESYTEFKAGSLIFGEESPSELSVFLNGAMIQGRYIASQESAFRDKKVELVPPVNLKAGITYGYKNFSGSLQYTFVEEQFSEATNTKSVASGVDGIIPAYDVVDLSIRYNYKFAQIETGINNLTDNMYFTRRATGYPGPGIIPSPGRNFYITLDIKI, via the coding sequence GTGACCGGACATACTGAAAAGGCAGATTACCTGGTGTTTTACCAACGTAAACAAGGTAATGGCTGGCGGGAAAATGAACAGTTTGAAGCCAATACTATTTTCACGGACTTCAACATCAATCTGACAGAGCGTTGGTTTTTGTGTTTTGAATATACCCACATGGACTACCTGGCACAGCAGCCGGGAGGTCTAACAGACTACATGTTTGAGCAGAATCCTCGCCAATCGGTCAGGGAAAGAAACTGGTTTCAGATCAACTGGAATATTCCCGCCATCGTACTGGAATATCAGCTGAATGCCAATACCAAGTTTAACCTAAAAACCTATAGTCTGATAGGTTCAAGGAAAGCTCTGGGCAACTTACAGAGTGTTACAGTAGCAGATCAGCCTGATATGAACCGCAATCTGCTTTGGGATGACTACCAGAACTTTGGCAGTGAATTAAGAGTCCTTCACCGCTATCAACTGGCCAATAAACCTCAAGCACTGGCTTTTGGCCTGCGCTATTTTGAAGGCAATACCCAGAAAAGACAGGGTGAAGGCAACAATAGCGATGAGCCTACTTTTGAATTTCTGCACCCTGAACAGCTGGAGGACTCTGACTTTACTTTTCCTTCCCGTAATATTGCTTTTTTTGCCGAAAACATTTTCAATATTAGCTCTCAATGGAGCATCACTCCCGGACTCAGGGCGGAGTATATAAATACCCAAAGCGAGGGGTATTATCGTCAGATGCTACAAGATTTAGCGGGTAACGTGATTTTTGATACAACCATTTACGAGCAAAGGGCCAGGGCTCGGAGTTTCCTATTAGCCGGGGTAGGGGTAAGCTACAAACCATCTGATGACATAGAGGTGTATGGTAATATTTCACAAAATTACCGTGCCATCAATTTTAATGATTTGAGGGTCAACAATCCCAATCTTAAGGTGGATGAACAGCTAGAGGATGAAAAGGGCTTTAACGCTGATTTGGGAATACGGGGTACTGTCAAACAATTACTCACCTTCGACTGGAGTCTTTTTTACCTGCGTTACAATAACAGAATCGGAGCCATCTGGATGAAAGAGATAGACCCATTCTTCGGTGAGAGGGCTTTCCGCTACCGCACCAATGTATCTGATGCTTATACGCTGGGAATAGAATCTTATACTGAGTTTAAAGCCGGATCCTTAATTTTTGGTGAGGAATCACCTTCAGAACTGTCAGTATTTCTGAATGGAGCTATGATTCAGGGAAGATATATTGCCTCGCAGGAGTCTGCTTTCAGAGATAAAAAAGTGGAGTTAGTACCACCTGTAAATCTCAAAGCAGGAATAACTTATGGGTACAAGAATTTTTCTGGTAGTTTACAGTATACTTTTGTGGAAGAACAATTCTCGGAAGCCACAAATACGAAGAGCGTTGCCAGTGGCGTAGATGGTATTATTCCGGCATATGATGTTGTAGACCTTTCCATTAGGTATAATTATAAATTTGCGCAAATAGAAACTGGCATCAATAACCTAACGGATAATATGTACTTTACCCGTAGAGCTACTGGTTATCCCGGACCTGGGATCATTCCTTCCCCTGGTAGAAATTTTTATATAACCCTTGATATAAAGATATGA
- a CDS encoding carboxypeptidase-like regulatory domain-containing protein yields the protein MNKLSYQLALITCLVFGLQFAQAQNAIIKGVVTEASSGKPVSGAEVFLVNTAYRTFTTESGRYSLEVKPGNYTLASFYLELQGPQLEVKLAAEEVEKINFELKPLEIYLDEVETSGKREEAFSISRLNSVEGTLIYEAKKNEVIRLEKLNANLATNNARQVFANVPGLNVWESDAAGLQLGIGGRGLNPNRTSNFNTRQNGYDIAADPLGYPESYYTPPMESLEKIEVVRGAASLQYGTQFGGMINFLF from the coding sequence ATGAATAAGCTGAGTTATCAACTTGCCCTAATTACTTGTCTGGTCTTTGGTTTGCAATTTGCCCAGGCTCAAAATGCCATTATAAAAGGCGTAGTAACAGAAGCATCCAGTGGCAAGCCTGTGAGTGGTGCGGAAGTCTTTTTGGTCAATACGGCTTACCGGACGTTTACTACAGAATCAGGTCGGTATTCGCTGGAAGTCAAGCCAGGTAACTATACGTTAGCATCTTTTTATCTGGAGTTACAGGGGCCTCAACTTGAAGTTAAGCTAGCTGCGGAAGAAGTTGAGAAAATAAACTTTGAACTTAAGCCACTGGAAATTTACCTGGATGAAGTTGAAACCAGTGGAAAAAGAGAGGAAGCATTTAGTATCAGTCGCCTAAACTCGGTAGAAGGTACGCTGATCTATGAGGCCAAGAAAAATGAAGTTATCAGGCTTGAAAAACTGAATGCTAACCTCGCTACCAATAATGCCCGGCAGGTGTTCGCCAATGTTCCTGGACTCAATGTTTGGGAAAGTGATGCGGCAGGGCTGCAACTGGGCATTGGTGGCCGTGGTCTCAATCCAAATCGGACGTCCAATTTCAATACCCGGCAGAATGGTTATGATATAGCCGCTGATCCCCTGGGTTATCCTGAAAGTTACTACACGCCTCCTATGGAATCCCTGGAAAAGATTGAAGTAGTGAGAGGGGCCGCTTCATTACAATACGGCACCCAGTTTGGTGGGATGATCAACTTCCTTTTTTAA